A stretch of Ischnura elegans chromosome 4, ioIscEleg1.1, whole genome shotgun sequence DNA encodes these proteins:
- the LOC124156984 gene encoding 40S ribosomal protein S21 yields the protein MENDAGEFVDLYCPRKCSASNRIIHAKDHASIQINIADVDPTTGRMTETYKMYAICGAIRRMGESDDCIVRLGKKDGVLAKNY from the exons ATGGAGAACGACGCCGGAGAGTTTGTTGACTTGTATTGCCCGAGGAAATG CTCGGCGAGTAATAGAATCATTCACGCCAAGGACCATGCGTCTATTCAGATTAACATCGCCGATGTCGATCCGACTACTGGAAGGATGACGGAAACATACAAAATGTATGCCATCTGTGGGGCCATTAGGAGAATG gggGAATCTGACGACTGCATTGTTAGGCTCGGGAAGAAAGACGGTGTTCTAGCTAA GAACTATTGA